A genomic region of Nostoc sp. UHCC 0702 contains the following coding sequences:
- a CDS encoding response regulator transcription factor → MSAQLLLVDDEPGLREAVKDYLQESGFSVQVASNAREGWDLMQQNTPDLVISDIMMPQVDGYQFLKQLREDPRFQALPVVFLTAKGMTGDRIQGYQAGVDAYLPKPFDPDELVAIVENLLTRRTAKPQAIGEEGETPDIAELANQIAQIKALLTQRNAIAQSPTPFKIDLTPREQSVLNLVAEGLMNKEIARRLETSVRNVEKYVSRLFSKTGTNSRTELVRFALEHGLAK, encoded by the coding sequence ATGTCAGCACAATTGTTACTGGTGGATGATGAACCGGGGTTACGGGAAGCTGTGAAAGATTATTTGCAAGAAAGCGGGTTCAGCGTTCAAGTAGCCAGTAACGCCCGTGAAGGTTGGGATTTGATGCAGCAAAATACACCTGACCTGGTGATTTCCGACATCATGATGCCCCAGGTGGATGGCTATCAATTCCTCAAACAACTACGAGAAGACCCCCGCTTCCAAGCACTTCCAGTAGTATTTTTAACTGCCAAAGGGATGACCGGCGATCGCATCCAAGGCTATCAAGCTGGTGTTGATGCTTATTTGCCCAAACCCTTCGATCCAGATGAGTTAGTAGCAATAGTAGAAAACTTACTTACGCGCCGCACAGCTAAGCCTCAAGCTATCGGTGAAGAGGGTGAAACGCCTGATATTGCTGAACTGGCCAATCAAATTGCCCAAATTAAGGCTTTATTAACCCAAAGAAATGCGATCGCTCAATCCCCAACTCCTTTTAAAATCGACTTGACCCCCAGAGAACAAAGTGTTTTAAATTTGGTAGCTGAAGGATTGATGAATAAAGAAATTGCCCGTCGCTTAGAAACCAGCGTTCGCAATGTAGAAAAATACGTCAGTCGTTTGTTTAGTAAAACCGGCACTAATAGTCGCACTGAGTTAGTTCGTTTTGCACTAGAACACGGTCTTGCTAAATAA
- a CDS encoding Npun_R1517 family heterocyst differentiation transcriptional regulator: protein MNSKALPRQINNIEVGVYECEIHLKFRLIEEKSLLSDREQLLQVLLDALTEGSDDFLETLQASVKAQEVSEFKASPQMRRQLMRLRNAVDNSQ, encoded by the coding sequence ATGAACTCGAAAGCATTACCACGCCAAATAAATAATATTGAAGTAGGTGTTTATGAGTGCGAAATACATCTCAAATTTCGGTTGATTGAAGAAAAGAGTCTTTTGAGCGATCGCGAGCAACTGTTGCAGGTACTACTGGATGCGTTGACTGAAGGGTCTGATGACTTTCTGGAGACGCTGCAAGCATCCGTAAAAGCTCAAGAAGTCTCTGAGTTCAAAGCCTCACCCCAAATGCGACGCCAGCTGATGCGTTTACGCAATGCTGTGGACAACAGCCAGTAG
- a CDS encoding NAD(P)H-quinone oxidoreductase subunit M → MDNPMLLKSTTRHVRIFAAEIDRDGELVPSNQVLTLDVDPDNEFNWNEDALQKVYRKFDELVEASSGADLTDYNLRRVGSDLEHYLRSLLQKGEISYNLSARVTNYSMGIPQVAVDENK, encoded by the coding sequence ATGGACAATCCAATGCTGCTCAAGTCCACAACCCGACATGTCCGCATTTTTGCGGCAGAAATTGACCGGGATGGCGAACTGGTTCCCAGTAATCAAGTCTTAACGTTAGATGTTGACCCTGATAACGAATTCAACTGGAATGAAGATGCTCTTCAAAAGGTCTATCGCAAGTTTGATGAACTCGTAGAAGCATCTAGCGGCGCAGATCTTACAGACTACAACTTACGCCGCGTTGGGTCAGACTTGGAGCATTATTTGCGATCGCTCCTGCAAAAAGGCGAAATCAGCTACAATCTCTCTGCTCGCGTCACCAACTACAGCATGGGAATTCCCCAAGTTGCAGTTGACGAAAATAAGTAG
- a CDS encoding protein phosphatase 2C domain-containing protein has protein sequence MENDAATLYCPNELCQAANPLTHKFCQRCSTPLPKRYLWAAGDGLSVGSPGELLADRYLVISKSVVLDTKPGLLPLAPVLENLQNIRAYLRLIPYRLHVPQVYGVLPIAEGRSLKEILLLEKPPLLADSTATQIQLCSQLTTAWRDATSMRQLNWLWQIAHLWQPLKTEGVASSLLDPHLQRVEGSLVRLLDLRSDSDTAVDLSQLGEFWRQLLLQAKPVIAEFLNQITNFLIQKEINSPEVLIAILDRGLAQLGRAQTPTIKIITKTDTGPSRQRNEDACYPPSGTIVSKPPQATALAIVCDGIGGHEGGNVASNLAIETIQQQVQQLTTVPYDHIEPSLLLNDLESAVAAANDKISQRNDGEHRQGRQRMGTTLVMALPIAQQMYITHVGDSRAYWITQHGCYQVTLDDDVASREVRLGYAIYREAVTQGGAGSLVQALGMSASNSLHPTSQRFILDEDAIFLLTSDGLSDFDRVEEYWETEILPVLTGEDNLGNVANKLVEIANTKNGHDNVTIALVHYQVKYFEPELSLKAAIPDSLPLKVANPASTAQATLLQDNPKQKTKVIAETKPATNTQLSLHLVVAFLFVAAAVSVAYLFMRLRLPSNTIPVLSPSTTNQPTASKPPEERSLANLAPGWVIQTKQETRLDNQETLPPSSFLEVIEKKPNPKPDSGGSSVHMRLCSSEGTLTPKNTNKPPTSALQIPEKKVWMELSQLKRFQVAVLQAGEGSPCHTVPQSPDSQPPAPNPQSDTNADQTNNR, from the coding sequence ATGGAAAATGATGCGGCAACGCTCTACTGCCCAAATGAACTGTGTCAGGCTGCTAACCCCCTGACTCACAAGTTTTGCCAGCGATGTTCCACACCCCTACCTAAACGTTACCTCTGGGCTGCGGGAGATGGGCTGAGTGTGGGTAGCCCCGGAGAACTATTAGCCGATCGCTATTTAGTCATCAGTAAATCTGTTGTTTTAGACACTAAGCCAGGGTTGCTACCCCTAGCACCAGTATTAGAGAATTTACAGAACATCAGAGCTTATCTGAGACTAATTCCCTATCGCTTACACGTACCGCAAGTGTATGGAGTGCTTCCCATAGCTGAGGGACGCTCCCTAAAAGAAATTTTACTTTTAGAAAAACCGCCACTTTTGGCAGATAGTACAGCCACACAAATACAGCTATGTAGCCAGTTAACTACTGCTTGGCGCGATGCCACATCAATGCGTCAACTTAATTGGCTATGGCAGATAGCTCATTTGTGGCAACCTTTAAAAACTGAAGGCGTTGCTTCTAGCTTACTCGACCCGCATTTACAAAGAGTAGAAGGGTCATTAGTCCGTTTGTTAGACTTGCGTTCCGATTCTGACACAGCCGTTGACTTATCTCAATTAGGTGAATTCTGGCGTCAATTGCTCTTGCAAGCAAAACCAGTCATAGCTGAATTTCTCAACCAAATTACCAACTTCTTGATTCAAAAAGAGATCAACTCGCCTGAAGTATTAATTGCAATTTTAGATCGGGGACTGGCACAATTAGGGCGCGCTCAAACACCCACTATTAAAATTATCACTAAAACCGATACTGGGCCGAGCCGCCAACGTAATGAAGATGCCTGTTACCCGCCAAGTGGCACAATAGTGAGCAAACCACCGCAGGCGACAGCCTTAGCCATTGTCTGTGACGGCATTGGCGGGCACGAAGGAGGCAATGTCGCATCTAATTTAGCAATTGAAACGATTCAGCAGCAGGTGCAGCAACTGACAACGGTTCCTTATGATCATATAGAACCCTCACTTTTATTAAATGATTTAGAATCAGCCGTGGCAGCTGCCAATGACAAAATTAGCCAGCGCAATGACGGCGAACATCGGCAGGGACGCCAACGCATGGGCACAACTTTGGTGATGGCGTTGCCTATAGCCCAACAGATGTACATCACCCACGTCGGTGATAGTCGTGCCTACTGGATTACACAGCACGGCTGTTATCAAGTTACCCTCGACGATGATGTCGCCTCAAGAGAAGTCAGGCTTGGCTATGCCATCTACCGCGAAGCTGTAACTCAAGGTGGTGCAGGTTCTCTTGTACAGGCTTTAGGGATGAGTGCCAGCAACTCATTACATCCCACTTCCCAGCGGTTTATCCTCGACGAAGATGCTATTTTTCTGCTCACATCCGATGGATTAAGTGACTTTGACCGGGTAGAGGAGTACTGGGAGACAGAAATTCTACCAGTTCTGACTGGTGAAGACAATCTGGGAAATGTTGCTAACAAATTAGTAGAAATTGCCAACACGAAAAATGGACACGATAATGTCACTATCGCTTTAGTACATTATCAAGTCAAATACTTTGAACCAGAATTAAGTCTCAAAGCAGCCATACCAGACAGCTTGCCGCTCAAAGTAGCAAATCCTGCATCCACTGCACAAGCAACACTACTGCAGGATAACCCCAAACAAAAAACCAAAGTCATTGCAGAAACTAAGCCTGCCACAAATACTCAACTATCGCTACATTTAGTAGTTGCGTTTTTATTTGTGGCGGCAGCAGTTTCAGTAGCATACTTGTTCATGCGGCTACGATTGCCGTCAAATACAATCCCAGTTTTGTCTCCTTCTACAACTAATCAACCAACTGCCTCTAAGCCACCCGAAGAGCGATCGCTTGCTAACCTCGCTCCTGGATGGGTGATTCAAACTAAGCAAGAAACTCGCTTGGACAATCAGGAAACTTTGCCTCCTAGCAGCTTTTTGGAAGTTATAGAGAAAAAACCTAATCCTAAACCTGATTCTGGAGGCTCTTCAGTACACATGCGGCTTTGCTCCAGTGAAGGCACTTTAACTCCAAAAAATACAAACAAACCACCAACTTCAGCTTTACAAATACCAGAGAAAAAAGTTTGGATGGAATTGTCTCAACTAAAACGTTTCCAAGTTGCTGTTTTGCAAGCTGGTGAGGGAAGTCCATGTCATACTGTCCCGCAATCCCCTGATAGCCAGCCTCCTGCACCAAACCCACAAAGCG